From Staphylococcus sp. IVB6214:
TGTACATGTCAACGAATACTTTACGTACTGCTTCACTTAATCCATCATCTAATGTAAAACGTTCACGTGAATAATCCAATCCAAGTCCTAGCTTCGCCCACTGTTGGCGAATAAATGATGCATATTCTTCTTTCCATTCCCATGCTTTTTCTAAGAATTTTTCTCGGCCGATGTCATGACGAGAAATGCCTTCCTCACGCATTTTCGCTTCGACTTTCGCTTGTGTTGCAATCCCTGCATGGTCCATACCTGGTAGATAAAGTGTATCGTATCCTTGCATGCGCTTCATACGTGTTAAGATATCTTGTAACGTTGTATCCCAAGCATGACCTAAATGCAACTTCCCTGTTACATTTGGTGGTGGAATGACGATTGTATATGTTGGTTTATCTAAATCACCACTTGGTTTAAAGCGGTTATGATCAAGCCATTCTTGATAGCGGCCTGCTTCTACTTCTTGCGGGTTATATTTTGTTTGCATGTCCATTGTTAAATCCCTCCATAAAAAATAAAAAGAACACCTGTCCTAAAATAGGACGGATGTTCCGTGGTACCACCTATATTCAATAGTTACTTTAATAGTTAAGCTATTGCACTCATATGATTAACGCTCATGACACGCTCTAGCCTACTCAACTCAGCTAAAGAACAAGTGGGCTACCTTCTGCTGAAACTTATATGCATTTCCACCAATCATGCACTCTCTAGAATAAATTATCAACATACTCTTCCCAAAGATTCATATTCTATTTAACAATATAGTATAATGAATTCACAATTAAGTCAATATAGGAGTTGATAATATGAACCCTTGCGCATTCGGAACAACGGATCCATTATACATTCAATATCACGATGAGTTCTGGGGCAAACCACTTTACGATTCACAACAATTGTTTGAATTGCTCGCACTCGAATCACAACACGCCGGATTGTCGTGGTTGACAATATTAAAGAAAAAAGAAGCTTATCAAAACGCTTTTCATCAATTTAATCCCTACAAAGTTGCCGAAATGTCTGATGAAGACATTGATACCTTAATGGACTTTCCAAACATTATTCATCATCGAAAAAAATTAGAAGCGATTGTTGCACAAGCTCAGGGCTATATTGAGATTGAACAAGAACACGGAAGCTTTTCTGAATTTTTATGGTCTTTTGTTGACGGCTCACCGATTGATTTCCGTTATGAATCTGTTGAAGAACGAATCACAGTGAATGACACAGCAAAACGATTGTCCAAAGCATTAAAACAATATGGGTTCAAGTTTATTGGTCCAGTGACAATCTTTTCATTTATGGAAGCGGCTGGCATGTACAATTCACATCTTGTAAGTTGCCCACATCGAAACACCTAAGTCAATGATTGATCCGAATATTTTTTCAACCGATATTTTAAATATAGATCAATCAATGGCGCAATAAGCATTAGAATAAAGAAGATGCGAAAAATATGAAATGAAGACACAATGGCAACATCTGCACCTGTATCTAGTGCAACAAGTACGATTTGTGCCATACCACCTGGAGCAGCCCCTAGAAAAAGCGTATTAAGTGGAATTTCATTCAAAAACTGTATGCCCCCTACCATTACTAACGTCCCTGTAATGAGCAATATATTTTGAAAGGCTATTGCCAATGCAAGTCGCCCTTTCAATTGATCAGTCAATCCAGCAATCTGTACACCTACTCTTATCATATAAATCACTTGAGCTGCAGCAATAATGGGCGTATCAATTGTGAAAATACGCTCCGTTGTTAAGTTCCAAATAATCAATACAACAATAGGAGCAAGCAACATCATCGTAGGGAAGTTCACTTTTTTCATTAATAAATACACAAATGTAATAGCCACTACTAAAATAGCAACGTGATGTATGCCAAGTGTTTCAGTTAGAAGCGGTGGATCATTGAGATGTGCATGATGCTGTTTTTCATCTTGGAACAAAAGTGTTAATAACGGAACTAAAATTACGACAAATATAATGCGTGAAGTTTGTGTTAAGCTCACAACAAGAATATCCGCTCGTTTATTTTCTTCTGCCATCACTAGCATTTGACTCAATGCACCTGGTATGACACTTAATATTGCAGTTTCTGCATTGACCGATGCAATTTTACGAAAGCCATAAGAAACAATGATTGCTAAAGCAAGTGTTAAAATATTTACAACAACGATAGACAACCAATGACTTTGAATATCAATAATCACTTGTCTCGTAAAACTACTGCCTATTTGAACACCCAACATCATTAATCCTAATTTACTAAGCCAATGCGGCCAATGTACTTGTCTTTTAAAGACCTTGACCACAATAAGGCTCCCAATAATTGGTCCAAACATCCACGGTAATATCATGTGACAGCGCCATAAAATCCAT
This genomic window contains:
- a CDS encoding DNA-3-methyladenine glycosylase I — its product is MNPCAFGTTDPLYIQYHDEFWGKPLYDSQQLFELLALESQHAGLSWLTILKKKEAYQNAFHQFNPYKVAEMSDEDIDTLMDFPNIIHHRKKLEAIVAQAQGYIEIEQEHGSFSEFLWSFVDGSPIDFRYESVEERITVNDTAKRLSKALKQYGFKFIGPVTIFSFMEAAGMYNSHLVSCPHRNT
- a CDS encoding AbrB family transcriptional regulator → MQKQTYINNVLVFVVSIICGWILWRCHMILPWMFGPIIGSLIVVKVFKRQVHWPHWLSKLGLMMLGVQIGSSFTRQVIIDIQSHWLSIVVVNILTLALAIIVSYGFRKIASVNAETAILSVIPGALSQMLVMAEENKRADILVVSLTQTSRIIFVVILVPLLTLLFQDEKQHHAHLNDPPLLTETLGIHHVAILVVAITFVYLLMKKVNFPTMMLLAPIVVLIIWNLTTERIFTIDTPIIAAAQVIYMIRVGVQIAGLTDQLKGRLALAIAFQNILLITGTLVMVGGIQFLNEIPLNTLFLGAAPGGMAQIVLVALDTGADVAIVSSFHIFRIFFILMLIAPLIDLYLKYRLKKYSDQSLT